The following proteins are co-located in the Xiphophorus maculatus strain JP 163 A chromosome 8, X_maculatus-5.0-male, whole genome shotgun sequence genome:
- the alpk2 gene encoding alpha-protein kinase 2: MDPSQLCTNDPEWSAGPFTDNQTIVQVHEPETLSGQSIPDENDTINISTNEKLSDSDSLNYSSCSMSLCLEPSQKSAFVGPCCMDPLEPESEAVPPLPDLCRDSIPALSSTTELYVEPETSPVYCLKNKISLTESDNLDNVEVPAPLSDLFIFESDTQDFILTNTTDPLKTTHPEYQSTLQSGVGKADQDSDAHVPMCYLEGIKTQCQSGFTEEQVSENNVSEASQCDELRAPVVDAWEVDWMSESDVRSVKAEVTALTLQRQHSISPAEIWMDACQYLTGEDAEDKEDVDHQALSDSLQESDYSPGDNRRVGWSPVERWSSVDSWASALSDWTGVIEDPPEEITAAFAEIGAEIDALTQALQEVTTHLEPETLQDDLRATEVEERQQTMGVQDQPLKTPDIQESLIPSEQSYLSLCLVGSRPELHDSGASHRVEPLCTCGGELEAEELLSSQAESSPCSALQNIPAGSFSVGADSDAGMIEVTLNAGTVSSGCLDLPRLDRYSKTFEQDLFSSEENHPIELKITEDVDLNTHRDLVLQEVFGDVLWKGSVTEEQIKGDKSQTDLSIFSAHKPEVDTPTNVLFNTFPDPVGASQVESGSPELIMCLAPLSGNSALDCRTSSSLEGNQSCTKTYLSDSICCGHVRDCTPFPILGGITNKQFLEGHEELIHKKQNTINTDEKLPPDELQELQVGDTVWPFLSATDEIKDFTTNLVRFTVFPGDHLFISEKDRVACITLNLNNPFIPWISEPIFTAAESEQTQLKMPHKTSKNPSDSKTRSKKDKSSGHGTQAAKKQESTLQNISNQQTWKQQESHLATGENHVIENIEAGLEAKEAKVVMETGVGTEKGTGKTHGKKKKKHGHKTTAKHETEASVDVEHGAKPKSAKGKVDMFEGIKAGKVQWDENQSVVVEAKTQQPDDKVPQEAPHLSDLHELTNDDVIKKRRVSGDKFGKILSVLESKLSKTDTSLKAKGEETQPETTAVQKKAHGEVVKQKIPPKEGPKVVEPIQVVSVSGDPQSMCLWCQFAGVHSDYTVTWSRDGAPLAQINRSAEDESRVSVIITNASHKDLGKYECQLSCSLGSVYLDYVLTYEVLSEIVIPASPKIILSIPEELCSEEEDAHCSRLLFKDDFLSDQYFGENHPISILTEKVHFGEGMHRRAFRTKLKAGQIPLLVPGHSCVLKVHNAISYRTNNNDDLLQKNFHLAVEECQVQNTAREYIKAYTSAAQSVEAFGDVPEIIPIYLVHRPSNDIPYATLEEELIGDFVKYSVKDGKEINVMRRDSEAGQKCCAFQHWVYHNTEGNLLVTDMQGVGMKLTDVGIATCKKGYKGFKGNCATSFIDQFKALHQCNKYCEILGLKSLQPKPKKISAAPKPKPPPSAIPKKKTFGPTVKNKS, encoded by the exons ATGGACCCCTCGCAACTTTGCACAAATGACCCTGAGTGGTCTGCAGGACCATTCACAGACAATCAAACTATAGTACAGGTGCATGAACCAGAGACTCTATCTGGGCAGTCCATCCCAGATGAAAATGACACAATAAACATTTCAACCAATGAGAAACTATCTGACAGTGATAGTTTAAACTATTCATCTTGCAGCATGTCTCTTTGCTTAGAGCCTTCACAAAAGTCTGCCTTCGTTGGGCCTTGTTGTATGGATCCATTGGAACCAGAAAGTGAAGCAGTACCTCCTTTGCCTGATCTCTGCAGGGACTCTATTCCAGCCCTGTCCAGTACAACAGAGCTGTATGTAGAACCAGAAACATCTCCGGTGTACTGCCTGAAGAACAAAATTAGTCTGACTGAATCCGATAATTTAGATAATGTTGAGGTTCCTGCACCTCTGTcagatctttttatttttgaaagcgACACGCAGGATTTCATCCTTACCAACACAACAGATCCTCTTAAGACCACACATCCTGAATACCAGTCAACATTGCAGTCGGGCGTCGGAAAGGCAGACCAAGACAGTGATGCACATGTCCCAATGTGTTATTTAGAAGGCATTAAGACACAGTGTCAAAGTGGCTTTACAGAGGAACAAGTCTCAGAGAACAACGTGTCAGAGGCGAGCCAATGTGATGAGTTACGAGCACCTGTTGTGGATGCCTGGGAGGTGGACTGGATGTCGGAAAGTGATGTGAGATCTGTGAAAGCAGAGGTCACGGCTTTGACCCTGCAAAGGCAGCATAGCATCAGCCCCGCCGAGATCTGGATGGACGCGTGCCAATATCTGACAGGTGAGGATGCGGAAGACAAGGAGGACGTGGATCATCAAGCTTTAAGTGACTCCTTACAAGAGTCAGATTACAGTCCTGGTGACAACAGGAGGGTTGGCTGGTCACCAGTGGAGAGGTGGTCGTCAGTAGACAGCTGGGCCAGTGCGCTCTCAGACTGGACTGGGGTTATTGAGGATCCGCCAGAAGAAATCACGGCCGCCTTTGCAGAAATAGGGGCTGAGATTGACGCTTTGACACAAGCACTGCAGGAGGTGACCACTCACTTAGAGCCAGAGACGCTGCAAGACGATCTACGGGCGACAGAGGTGGAGGAAAGGCAGCAAACTATGGGTGTGCAAGATCAGCCACTAAAAACCCCAGATATCCAAGAGAGTCTCATCCCTTCTGAACAAAGCTATCTTTCTTTGTGCCTTGTCGGGTCAAGACCTGAACTTCATGACAGCGGAGCCTCCCACCGTGTTGAACCTCTGTGTACATGTGGAGGAGAACTAGAGGCAGAGGAGCTCTTGAGCAGCCAGGCTGAATCCTCCCCATGCTCCGCTCTGCAAAACATTCCAGCTGGATCGTTCTCTGTTGGAGCAGACTCAGATGCTGGAATGATTGAAGTCACACTCAATGCTGGAACTGTGTCTTCGGGTTGTTTGGACCTCCCTCGGCTTGACAGATATTCCAAGACCTTTGaacaagatttattttctaGTGAAGAAAACCATCCAATCGAGCTGAAAATAACAGAAGATGTGGATTTGAACACTCATAGAGACCTGGTGCTCCAGGAG GTTTTTGGAGATGTTCTGTGGAAGGGGTCTGTGACTGAGGAGCAGATTAAAGGAGACAAGAGTCAAACAGATCTCAGTATCTTCTCTGCACACAAACCAGAGGTGGACACACCCACAAATGTCTTGTTTAACACTTTTCCAGACCCAGTTGGAGCAAGCCAGGTGGAGTCAGGTAGTCCTGAGCTTATTATGTGCTTAGCTCCCCTCAGTGGTAACTCAGCCCTCGACTGTCGGACAAGCAGCAGCTTGGAAGGAAATCAAAGTTGCACAAAAACCTACCTGAGTGACAGCATCTGTTGTGGCCATGTGCGAGACTGCACACCCTTTCCGATCCTGGGTGGAATTACCAACAAACAATTTCTGGAAGGTCACGAGGAGCTGATTCATAAAAAGCAGAACACAATAAATACTGATGAGAAATTACCTCCCGATGAACTACAGGAGCTGCAAGTTGGAGACACCGTGTGGCCTTTCCTTTCTGCAACTGATGAGATCAAGGATTTTACCACAAATCTAGTGAGGTTCACAGTTTTTCCCGGAGATCATCTGTTCATATCAGAGAAGGATCGTGTTGCATGCATCACTTTAAACTTAAACAATCCATTTATCCCCTGGATCTCAGAACCCATCTTCACAGCTGCTGAATCTGAGCAAACTCAGCTGAAAATGCCTCACAAAACTTCAAAGAACCCTTCAGACAGCAAAACACGCTCCAAAAAGGACAAATCATCTGGTCATGGAACACAGGCTGCCAAAAAACAAGAGAGCACATTGCAGAACATTTCCAACCAGCAGACCTGGAAGCAGCAAGAAAGCCACCTAGCAACTGGGGAAAATCATGTTATTGAGAACATTGAAGCTGGGCTCGAAGCCAAGGAGGCTAAAGTTGTAATGGAGACCGGTGTGGGAACTGAGAAGGGCACGGGGAAGACACatggcaagaagaaaaagaaacatggtCATAAAACAACGGCTAAGCATGAAACAGAAGCATCAGTTGATGTGGAGCATGGAGCAAAACCAAAATCTGCAAAAGGAAAGGTGGATATGTTCGAGGGGATTAAAGCTGGGAAAGTTCAGTGGGATGAAAATCAGTCGGTTGTTGTTGAAGCAAAAACCCAGCAGCCAGACGATAAGGTGCCTCAGGAAGCTCCCCATCTCTCTGATCTTCATGAGCTCACGAATGATGATGTTATTAAAAAGAGACGCGTGTCAGGGGATAAGTTTGGCAAGATTCTCAGTGTTTTGGAGTCCAAGCTATCAAAGACTGATACTTCGTTAAAAGCAAAAGGGGAAGAGACGCAGCCAGAAACCACAGCTGTTCAGAAGAAAGCACACGGTGAGGTGGTCAAACAGAAGATCCCTCCAAAGGAAG GTCCGAAAGTGGTAGAGCCCATCCAGGTAGTGTCGGTGAGCGGAGACCCTCAGAGTATGTGTCTTTGGTGTCAGTTTGCTGGCGTGCACTCAGACTACACTGTGACCTGGAGCAGAGACGGCGCACCGCTGGCTCAGATTAACAGAAG TGCAGAAGATGAGAGCAGAGTGTCAGTGATCATCACCAATGCTTCCCACAAAGATCTGGGCAAGTACGAGTGCCAGCTCAGCTGCTCCCTTGGCTCTGTCTACCTAGACTACGTGCTCACatatgaag ttttaagtGAGATTGTGATACCTGCATCCCCAAAGATCATTTTAT CTATACCTGAAGAGTTGTGCAGTGAAGAGGAGGATGCCCACTGTTCGAGACTCTTGTTCAAAGATGATTTCCTGTCGGATCAGTACTTTGGAGAGAACCACCCCATCAGCATCCTCACAGAAAAAGTTCACTTTGGCGAGGGCATGCATCGGCGGGCTTTCCGGACGAAGCTGAAGGCGGGTCAGATTCCCCTGCTAGTACCGGGACACTCCTGCGTGCTCAAGGTGCACAACGCTATCAGCTACAGGACCAATAACAATGACGACCTGCTTCAGAAGAATTTCCATTTGGCTGtagag GAGTGTCAGGTCCAGAACACAGCGAGGGAGTACATTAAGGCTTACACGTCAGCAGCTCAGTCTGTCGAAGCCTTCGGAGACGTCCCAGA GATCATTCCCATCTACCTTGTCCACCGTCCATCCAATGACATCCCCTACGCAACACTGGAAGAGGAGCTCATCGGAGACTTTGTCAAGTATTCTGTGAAGGACGGTAAAGAGATCAACGTGATGAGACGGGACTCAGAGGCAGGGCAGAAGTGCTGCGCTTTCCAACACTGGGTCTACCATAACACAGAGGGCAATCTGCTGGTTACTGACATGCAAG GAGTGGGCATGAAGCTTACTGATGTGGGGATAGCAACTTGTAAGAAAGG GTATAAGGGATTCAAAGGAAATTGTGCCACCTCCTTTATTGACCAGTTTAAAGCTCTGCATCAGTGCAACAAGTATTGTGAGATCCTGGGACTCAAATCTCTCCAGCCTAAGCCCAAAAAGATCTCGGCTGCTCCAAAACCCAAACCCCCACCTTCTGCCATCCCTAAAAAGAAGACATTTGGGCCAACAGTGAAGAACAAGTCATAG